The Bacillus cereus G9842 nucleotide sequence TTAAAGAAAAAACAGATGCCGTCAATATAAATTATAACTATTATCAAAATGAGATAACTCAGATGAGGTTTCATAGTTGTGGTTTAGAATGTGAGTTTGATTTTGAAAGAGATCACTTTGAAGAAATATATGGCGTTCCTTGTTCTTTAGAGGCTATTTTTCAAGAATGGAGCGACTTTATAATTAATCACATGGAATGCAAAACAGAAATAGTAAAGTTAGATTCTAAAGAAGATAATAAAATAAGAACAATAGAAATTAGTGAGTTATTCAATATTCCTTATGAAAAACTAAAACAAATATTAAGCGAGTCATCCCATAAGGTAGTAGAGGTAATTCACAATATTGAATTCGAAGATAAAAAAACATTAAATCAATTACCAACACACTTAGGTATACAAATAGGTTACAAAGAGGAAAGTAAGGAACTGTTTATTTATTATGGAGAAGAACATTTTCCAGGCCTTTATCGCGGTCTGCTTTTATTGGAAATTTTTAAACTTATTGGCTACAAGGCATAATTCGATAAGTGTGTATATAAAAAAGTTAACGTTACATTTTAAAGAAATATTATTCTAAGCAAAAAAGAGAGTCTTTTGTATAAGAGACTCTCTTTTTAATTAGCTAATTTATGATATAATTTATGTATTACTAAGCGCGTAGATGTAATTAATAAGAAGACCTTTTGGGTTAAAAAGTTTAGCAGATACTTTTTAACCCAAAAGGTCTTTTTTATATAGATATTTACTTTTAAGTATGTAAATTATGAAACAGAATTTAAAAAAGCGAGAAAAAAAAGGCCATGATAGACTTTAAATTGAACATAGCAACCGACAGAAAGGAATTGAAATTATGGCTAATCAAACAGTACAAAATAAAGTAATAGAGAATGTTAAAGGCAAAAATAGTAAAGTGAATTTTATATTGAACAATGGTTTTCGTATTGAAGGGAAGATCGTTGCTTATGATGATTTTTGTATATTGGTATCAACTAAAGCGCCATCTAATGAAAAGCAGATAGGGGACAAACAGGTATTCCAAAATCAATTAATTTATAAACATAATATATCAACTATTGAACTACCAAATACATT carries:
- a CDS encoding RNA chaperone Hfq; this translates as MANQTVQNKVIENVKGKNSKVNFILNNGFRIEGKIVAYDDFCILVSTKAPSNEKQIGDKQVFQNQLIYKHNISTIELPNTFKY